The following are encoded in a window of Acropora muricata isolate sample 2 chromosome 6, ASM3666990v1, whole genome shotgun sequence genomic DNA:
- the LOC136921055 gene encoding uncharacterized protein encodes MYFPSSRMLKFSVSLMCKNLFGKSDQTEFSTLTTMITPFDHYWGKRKILAEEQEEESTKWLEANCDDLHEERKFIVFESKLKELFLSSVCCPNCGRKVKNMTLTTKGSVATIENLGCCQEPMRWQSQPFVNSMAAGNLLLSAGILFTGNDYNNIAGVAKATNMQFFSERNFNDTQKKYLFPTVNKNFVEHQAEVLREVQNTEVVAGGDARCDSPGHSAKYGTYSIVDTESSKVLNFSLLQVTEVKNSNAMELEGLKRRLDHLEGENVKIAKLATDRHVQVRAHMKKERPDIKHNFDVWHVAKSVQKKLSKKAQRMACAALKPWIHAIITHLWWCAKSSQGNGHNCVERWKSIVFHTANIHHWDDCQHFHQCAHPPIPREIE; translated from the coding sequence ATGTACTTCCCAAGCTCAAGGATGCTAAAGTTTTCAGTAAGCTTGATGTGCAAGAATCTTTTTGGCAAGTCAGACCAGACAGAGTTCAGCACACTGACCACAATGATCACTCCTTTTGATCATTATTGgggaaagagaaaaattcttGCCGAGGAGCAAGAGGAGGAGTCAACAAAATGGCTTGAGGCTAACTGTGACGACCTACACGAAGAGCGAAAGTTTATTGTCTTCGAAAGTAAGTTGAAAGAACTCTTTTTGTCAAGTGTCTGTTGTCCCAACTGTGGCCGGAAAGTAAAAAACATGACGCTGACGACTAAAGGGTCCGTAGCAACTATTGAAAACCTTGGATGTTGTCAGGAGCCGATGCGTTGGCAATCTCAACCTTTTGTTAACTCAATGGCCGCGGGAAATTTACTTCTCAGTGCCGGAATCTTGTTCACAGGAAATGATTACAATAACATTGCCGGTGTCGCAAAAGCAACTAATATGCAATTTTTTAGTGAAAGAAACTTTAACGACACGCAGAAAAAGTACCTGTTCCCTACCGTCAACAAAAACTTTGTTGAACATCAAGCAGAAGTTTTAAGGGAAGTTCAAAACACAGAGGTTGTTGCTGGAGGTGATGCACGTTGTGACAGCCCGGGCCACTCGGCAAAGTACGGGACATACAGTATTGTGGACACAGAGTCATCCAAGGTCCTGAATTTCTCTTTGCTTCAAGTAACAGAAGTAAAGAACTCTAACGCGATGGAACTGGAGGGTTTAAAGCGTCGCCTCGATCATTTGGAAGGGGAGAATGTGAAAATTGCCAAACTAGCCACTGATAGGCACGTACAGGTGAGAGCACACATGAAAAAGGAGAGGCCAGATATCAAGCACAATTTTGATGTTTGGCACGTTGCAAAATCAgtccaaaaaaaattgagcaaaaAGGCCCAGAGAATGGCATGTGCAGCTCTCAAACCATGGATTCATGCCATCATAACTCACCTTTGGTGGTGCGCCAAGTCCTCCCAGGGTAATGGCCACAACTGTGTTGAACGCTGGAAATCAATTGTTTTCCACACAGCCAACATACACCACTGGGATGATTGTCAGCATTTCCACCAATGTGCCCATCCACCCATCCCAAGAGAAATTGAGTGA
- the LOC136921056 gene encoding P2X purinoceptor 7-like, whose translation MAKIEPYSFEPMRDHSDSKEGELPGNPEDSRRGNTMWCECQRCANWENQQERECVCCHEIDEAVAKMSDIYAEGLSEDDQNAALQCITEHPSFNTVCLRREVLETAIVGLSQRYAAYRQFTWWVHDRLGKYVRRVIPACVVKEIRAAFPDSQGNYTGFCTPDQSYSEVDLSWIKELV comes from the exons ATGGCCAAGATTGAACCCTATTCTTTTGAACCCATGCGAGATCACTCGGACTCCAAAGAAGGAGAGCTCCCAGGAAATCCTGAGGACTCTAGACGAGGGAATACAATGTGGTGTGAGTGTCAACGATGTGCAAACTGGGAGAATCAACAAGAACgagaatgtgtttgttgccATGAGATCGACGAAGCAGTGGCAAAAATGTCAG ATATATATGCGGAGGGTCTTTCGGAGGACGATCAAAATGCCGCATTACAATGCATTACTGAACACCCCAGTTTCAACACTGTTTGTTTGCGAAGGGAAGTGCTGGAGACGGCCATTGTCGGCTTGAGCCAG CGTTATGCGGCATATCGCCAGTTTACTTGGTGGGTTCATGACAGACTGGGCAAATATGTCAGAAGAGTAATACCGGCATGCGTTGTGAAAGAAATTAGAGCAGCCTTTCCTGATTCACAAGGGAATTATACTGGTTTTTGCACCCCTGATCAAAGCTATTCAGAGGTGGACTTGTCCTGGATAAAAGAGCTTGtttga